The DNA segment GCGCTGACGCCTGACATCGCAGGGCTTCGGTTAAATCAGGATCCGCTGGACGGTCCACTTCGGCCCGCCAAAGGGTCAGCAGATCATCTACGGAGGGAAGCGACCGCAAGGGAATGCAGGGCACTGAGGCCATGGCAGCGGCGGCCTCCACCTTCGGGTCGTAGCTGAGGGCAGCCATGGGGCTGTTGGCCAGTCGGGCCAGGATCAAGGCATGCAAACGCATCGGCAGCACCAGACGCGCCCGCTGCACCAGATCGGACACAGCCTCCAGGGACTGGGGAACCAGGGTTGAGCTGCGCGCTTTCAATCGCGCCGGCAGCAGACCTTGATCACTCAGGTGCTGCAGCAGGGGTGCGTCCTGATGTTGATGGAACGCAAGCCAAATCACCGGCGCATCCAAGTCGGCACTGAGCCGATCAAGGGCTTCGGTTAAGCGACGCCAGCCCGCATGATCCAACAAAGGTGTCGGACGCCAACTGAGCACGATGGCGTCGCCACCGAGCCAAGGGCGCGCCGGCATCTGCCAGACCGGATCGGCAGCCAGCACCATCGGCAGCTTGGGGGCCCAACGCTGGGCCCAATCAAAGGAGCGCTGATCCCTCC comes from the Synechococcus sp. A15-62 genome and includes:
- the csaB gene encoding polysaccharide pyruvyl transferase CsaB translates to MVRPTAPVLLLCGYYGEQNLGDDALLQVLVASFPKPQQLLITARDPAPVLALAPAAQTVNRRSLLLCLRAALRADVLVLGGGSLLQDSTSFSSLVYYLLVMTVARLGGAEVVLWGQGLGPLQRRISRLLVRTVLPLCKAASWRDQRSFDWAQRWAPKLPMVLAADPVWQMPARPWLGGDAIVLSWRPTPLLDHAGWRRLTEALDRLSADLDAPVIWLAFHQHQDAPLLQHLSDQGLLPARLKARSSTLVPQSLEAVSDLVQRARLVLPMRLHALILARLANSPMAALSYDPKVEAAAAMASVPCIPLRSLPSVDDLLTLWRAEVDRPADPDLTEALRCQASAHSGLLNRMAADLTADDGR